In Paludibaculum fermentans, the genomic stretch CAGCCGCAATCCGGCCAGGCCCTGGCGCAGCAAGCCCGGGGAGTTGGTGAAATCCTGCAGCAGTTCGCTGTCGACGCCGAAGCTGATGATGAAGGCTTCGTCCTTCTTCCGCAGCACCTGGGCCAGGAACTTGTAGGAGGCGCTGCGTTCCTCCTCGATCAGCGCTCCCTGGCTGCCGCTGACGTCCACCAACAGGCCGATGGTGAGCGGCAGGTCGGTTTCCCGCGTGAAGAACTTGACCTCCTGCGGTTTGCCGTCCTCCAGGACTTCCAGGTCGTCCTTGGCAAGATTGGAGATATACCCGCCCTTCTTGTCCCGGACGCTGAAGAACACGTTCACCAGGTCGACGTCCACCTTGATGACGGGCCCCAGATCTTCCTCGGCCGGCTTGGGCGGTTGCGGTTTCGGCGGCGCCTGGGCGTACAGGCAGGGGAGCAGTGCGACTGCAGCTAGCCAGTGCAATTTCGTCGGCATTGACTTCACCATGACATACTGAGGATGCGCGCCGCGCGCGCCGTGTTACATCTCATCCTATGAAGCAGGCTGTCGAGCACCTGAGGGCGGCGGATCCGAAGCTGGCCGCCTGGATCGAGCAGGTCGGTCCGTGCCAGATCGCATTCCATCCGCCGGAGTTCTCTACACTCGCCCGCTCCATCGTTTTCCAGCAATTGAGCGGGAAAGCCGCCGCGACGATCTACGGCCGGCTGGAGCAGGCCGTGGGCCCGGGCGGTGTCCGGCCGGAAAGTATCCTTAGTATCGAGCCGGAGCAGATGCGGCCGCTGGGCCTGTCCGGGCAGAAGGCCAAGTACCTGCGGTCGCTGGCGGAAAAGACGGTGGATGGCACCATCAACTTCGCTCAACTGCCGTCCATGCCCGACGAAGAAGTCATTGCCCATCTGACCTCGGCCAAGGGCGTGGGCGTCTGGACCGCCCAGATGTTCCTGATGTTCGCGCTCCAGCGGCCGGATGTCCTGCCCTTGGGTGATCTGGGGATCCGGAACGCGATGCAGCGGTTGTACAGGCTTCGAACCCCTCCCTTGCCGGAGCGAATGACTAAGATCGCCCGTCCCTGGCGGCCTTATGCCACTTACGCATGCTGGTATCTGTGGCGAGGGCTCGATGGGGCCGCAAATCTGTAGAGTCCTTCTACAGGTGCCGTTGGATTCTCCCACGTGGTGCTAAACTGCCTCTTATCAGTGCTTTACGCTGCCAATAATTGATTTCAGAGAATCGGGTGTTGAAATACTCAACAAAGACGATTTTGAGCTGTTTTGCTAAGGCTCATGGAATCAATCGGTTACCGGGATTTTTAGTTTGGTCCTCCAACTGCCATATACAAAGTGACCGGCCAAGCCGGCCAGAGAAGCAAAAGAGGATAAACCATCATGACCGTCCTACTCGTAATCGTAACTTTCGCAGTGT encodes the following:
- a CDS encoding DNA-3-methyladenine glycosylase family protein, which produces MKQAVEHLRAADPKLAAWIEQVGPCQIAFHPPEFSTLARSIVFQQLSGKAAATIYGRLEQAVGPGGVRPESILSIEPEQMRPLGLSGQKAKYLRSLAEKTVDGTINFAQLPSMPDEEVIAHLTSAKGVGVWTAQMFLMFALQRPDVLPLGDLGIRNAMQRLYRLRTPPLPERMTKIARPWRPYATYACWYLWRGLDGAANL